The following is a genomic window from Actinomadura sp. WMMB 499.
ACGGCCGATGCCGGTGCGAACGGCTCGGCGACCGGAGCCGGCATCCCCACCCCGCGGCCCGGCGCCCCGTCCACAGGCACCCACGCCCCGGGCGGGTCCGCGGAACTTCCGGTGGTGCGCACCGCGCGGTGGCAGCCGCTGCGGACAGGCCTGGTCGACCTCTTCTACTACGACCAGCAGGAATTCTGGTTCCGGGACGGCCGAGTGCTGTTCCGAGGCAACAACGGCACCGGTAAGTCCAAGGTGCTGGCGCTGACCGTGCCGTTCCTGCTGGACGGCGACCTGACGCCGAGCCGGGTCGAACCCGACGGCGACCGGGGCAAGCGGATGGAGTGGAACCTGCTGCTCGGCGGCCGCTACGACGAGCGGCTCGGGTACACGTGGCTGGAGTTCGGCCGGGTGACAGAGGACGGCGAGCGCGCCTACCTCACCGTCGGCGCCGGTCTGAAGGCCGTCACCGGGCGAGGCATCGCCGACCGGTGGTTCTTCGTCACCTCGCAGCGGGTCGGCCAGGACCTGTTGCTAATCGGGTCCGGGGGCGCGGCCCTCACCCGGGACCGGCTGTCCGAGGCGATCGGGCTGCACGGCCGGGTAACGCAGCGCGCCGAACGCTACCGGCGGATGCTCGACGAGCACCTGTTCCAGCTCGGTGAGGAGCGGTACGACGCACTGATCAACCTGCTGATCCAGCTCCGCCAGCCGCAGCTGTCCAAGCGCCCCGACGAGAAACGCCTGTCGAAGGCGCTGTCGGACGCGCTGACCCCGATCGACCAGGCGGTGCTGAGCGACATCGCGACCGCGTTCCACGACCTGGAGCAGCAGCGCGCGGAACTGAGCGGCCTGCGCGACACCCGCCGCCACGTGACCCGATTCCTCGACCGCTACCGCCGCTACGCCTCGGTCGCGGCGCGCCGCCAGGCCCGCGAGCTGCGCACCGCGCACAGCGCCTACGAGAACGCGCAGCGGTCGCTGTCGGCGGTGCGCGAGGAGATCGAGCGCGCCGAAGGCGAGGAGACCGGGGCGGGCGAGCGCCTGGAGGCGGCTCGCGTCGAGCACGCCGAGCAGACGGCGGTACGCGAGGAACTCGGTTCGGACCCGCGGCTGAAGAACTTCGCGGACGCGCAGCGGTACGCCGAGCAGGCCGAGCAGGACGCGGTGCGCGCGCGGCAGGCCGCCGACCGGGCCGAGCGGACCCGGTCGGAGCGGCAGGCCCGGCGCGATCAGGCCGCCGCGGCGGCCGAGAGCGGCGCCGCGGCGGTGACCGAGGCGCATATCCCCCTCGCGGACGCCGCCGGCCGGGCCGGATTCGCCGGGCCGCACGCCGCCGTCGCGTTCGAACCGCCCGCGGAGCCGACCCTGATCGCCGCCGACCGGGAGATGACGCGCCTCGCCGACGGCCGCGCAGACGCCGTCCGGCACGTGACCCGGCTGGCCGACGCCGCGGCGCGGGCCGCGGCGGAGCTGGCCCAGGCGCGGCGGATCGTCGGGGAGCGCGAGTCCGACCGCGACGCCGCCGCCGACGCGTTGGGCGAGGCCCAGGATGCGCTGGCCGAGCAGGTCCGGCTGCACGTCGCGGAGTGGCTCGACTACGGGCGCTCGCTCACCGAGCTGACCGTCCCGGACCCGGCCGACGCGGACCTGGAGGGCTGGGCGGAGACCCTGGAGGGCCCGCACCCGCTGCTCGCCGCGGCCCGGGCCGCGGCCGAAGAGGCCCACCGGGCACTGGCGACGGCCCACGCGGAGGCCGCCGCCGCCTCGCGGGCCGCCGACACCGAACTCGACGAGCTGGCCGCCGAGCGCGACCGCCTGCGATCGGGCGTCGCCGACCGTCCGGCCGCTCCCCGCACGCGCGGTGCGGATACCCGCACGGGTCCGGGCGCGGCCCTCTGGCAGGTCGTCGACTTCGCCGCCGAGCCCGTACCCGGCGAGCGCGCGGGCCTGGAGGCGGCGCTGGAGGCGTCCGGTCTGCTGGACGCCTGGATCACCCCCGACGGCGTGCTGTTGGACCGCGATGCCCACGACGTGATCGTCCAGCCGGGGGCCGTCGCCGACCGGCCGCTCACCGAAGCCCTGACCGTTGCGATCGACCCCGACGACGTCCAGGCCGCCGCCCTGTCCCCGCAGATCGTATCGGGCGTGCTGGCCGGTATCGGGCTGGGCGAGCAGACAGCCGCGGCCTGGGTGGACGCCACCGGCTGCTGGGGTGTCGGCCCGCTGCGCGGCGCGTGGTCCAAGGACGCCGCCGCTTTCGTCGGTGCGGGCGCCCGAGAGGAGGCGCGGCGCCGCCGCCTCGCGGAACTCGACGACCTCATCGCCGCCGCGGAGCGCGCCGTGGCCGAGGGCCGCGCCGCCGTCGAATCCGTGGAAGGCCGCCGAGCCGTGCTCGCCGCGGAGCTGCGCCGTGAACCGTCCGATCAGCCGCTGCGCGACGCGCACGGGGTCGTCACCGGCGCGGCCAGGCAGCTAGAAAAAGCGCGGGCCCGCGTCGAGAAGGCCGCCGACGATGCCGAGTGGGCCGAACGCGACCACACCGCCGCCGCCGCCGAACGCGACGAGGCAGCGGCCGACGTGGGCGTACCCGCCGATCCGGACGGCCTCGCCGCGGTCTCTGCCGCGCTGGAGGACTACCGGCGGGCGGCGGCGGCCCTGCTCGCCGCCGCCCGCCGGCATGCCGATCGCCTCGCCGAACTGGCCACCTGGACCGAGGAGCTCGCGGCCGCGGACGAGGCGGCTCGGGAGGCCGGCGACCAGGCGCGCGACGCCGGGGTCCGCGCGGCGGAGGAGCGGGGCCGGCTGGAGACCCTGCGCGAGTCGATCGGCGCTTCCGTCGAGGAGTTGCGCGAGCGGCTCCAGCATGCCAAACGGCGCATCACCGAACTCGACGCCGACCTGCGGCGCCTGGAGGGCGAGCGGCGCCGCGCAGGCGAGGCGCGCGCCAGGGCCCAGGGGCGCGCGGAGCAGCTCGCCGAGCAGCTCACCGAGGCCGGCGACCGCCGCGGCGGCGCCGTCGCCGAGTTGCGGCGCTTCGCGGCTACCGGACTGCTCCGGCTCGCCTGCGACGTGGAGATCCCGGACTCGGGCGACGAGTGGGCGGCCGACCCCGCCGTTCGGCTCGCCCGCCGC
Proteins encoded in this region:
- a CDS encoding TIGR02680 family protein, translated to MTADAGANGSATGAGIPTPRPGAPSTGTHAPGGSAELPVVRTARWQPLRTGLVDLFYYDQQEFWFRDGRVLFRGNNGTGKSKVLALTVPFLLDGDLTPSRVEPDGDRGKRMEWNLLLGGRYDERLGYTWLEFGRVTEDGERAYLTVGAGLKAVTGRGIADRWFFVTSQRVGQDLLLIGSGGAALTRDRLSEAIGLHGRVTQRAERYRRMLDEHLFQLGEERYDALINLLIQLRQPQLSKRPDEKRLSKALSDALTPIDQAVLSDIATAFHDLEQQRAELSGLRDTRRHVTRFLDRYRRYASVAARRQARELRTAHSAYENAQRSLSAVREEIERAEGEETGAGERLEAARVEHAEQTAVREELGSDPRLKNFADAQRYAEQAEQDAVRARQAADRAERTRSERQARRDQAAAAAESGAAAVTEAHIPLADAAGRAGFAGPHAAVAFEPPAEPTLIAADREMTRLADGRADAVRHVTRLADAAARAAAELAQARRIVGERESDRDAAADALGEAQDALAEQVRLHVAEWLDYGRSLTELTVPDPADADLEGWAETLEGPHPLLAAARAAAEEAHRALATAHAEAAAASRAADTELDELAAERDRLRSGVADRPAAPRTRGADTRTGPGAALWQVVDFAAEPVPGERAGLEAALEASGLLDAWITPDGVLLDRDAHDVIVQPGAVADRPLTEALTVAIDPDDVQAAALSPQIVSGVLAGIGLGEQTAAAWVDATGCWGVGPLRGAWSKDAAAFVGAGAREEARRRRLAELDDLIAAAERAVAEGRAAVESVEGRRAVLAAELRREPSDQPLRDAHGVVTGAARQLEKARARVEKAADDAEWAERDHTAAAAERDEAAADVGVPADPDGLAAVSAALEDYRRAAAALLAAARRHADRLAELATWTEELAAADEAAREAGDQARDAGVRAAEERGRLETLRESIGASVEELRERLQHAKRRITELDADLRRLEGERRRAGEARARAQGRAEQLAEQLTEAGDRRGGAVAELRRFAATGLLRLACDVEIPDSGDEWAADPAVRLARRAEERLRDVDDGDEAWRRVQDEITRHYSDLSEALSRHGHHAVAGLDDWFVVTIQFQGRERPPGELTELLDGEIGYRERMLTAKERDLLEEHLINDVASHLQELIAEAEAQVGFMNAELEERPTSTGMRLRLRWEPSPDGPAGLTEARARLLRQNADLWSPADRVAVGDFLQREIERVRAEDEHGTWQDHLREALDYRAWHRFVIERYQDGRWRSAIGPASGGERVLTVSLPLFAATSAHYRSAHPHAPRMVALDEAFAGVDDDARAKCLGLLTTFDLDVVMTSEREWGFYPTVPGLAAHHLVRRDGVDAVHVTTWEWDGREPVRVERAATPAAPPAPGNPPPAPDDGLF